CCTTGGCCGCGAGATCGCACAGGCGTTCTCCCGTGTACCTGCCCGAGCCAGTATAACCCACGATTTGATCGCCGCGCCCGAGCCATGTCTTGAGTTCGGCCACGGACTCGGCGCGAATCTCTGGGTCTTCAAGACGCGCATTGACCTCATCCGGGCTACCTACCTGGAATTTCATAGGCAACATCATGTACAAATGCGTCATCCCGGCCGGATAGAGATAGGATTCAAAAGTCAGATCGATATCTTCGCGCTCGATTCTATCCAGCAAATCGGCATTCTCATCGTTGACTCGCTCGTGCGAGATGTGAACCGGGATATTTGCAGCGCGGGAAAGCGCGATCGTCTCTTCCCAGGCGGCAACGCGCCCAATCGTGTGATAGCGCACGTGAGCCGCGTAAATACCCCCGTATTCCGCTGCAACTTTGCAAAGCGCAACAAGCTCCCGAAAATCCGCATTGGCACTCGGCTGATAATCGAGACCCAGATTGAGCGCGCCAGCCCCCGCCTCCATCCATTGGCGCGTGAGATCCGACATCTGTACAATCTCATCATCTGTTGCCGGTCGCGCATCCCACCCGCATGCAGACAGGCGAACCGCGCAATGCGGAACTTGTGGATACACATTTGCCGCGCTGTTATTGGGAAAAAGACTCAGATAATCCTCAGGTGTTTGCCAGCCAATCGGAATATCGACCTCGCCAACGGAAAAGCGCGTATATGTCCACAATTCGCGCGTGCGCTCGGGCGACAGCCCCGTCCACCCAAACCCATCGGGCGTCAAAAGCTGCGTCGTAATACCCTGCTGCACCTCGGCATAGCGATGAACACCTGTAAGCAGGGCAATTTCCGAATGAACATGCACATCGATAAAACCAGGACAGACGATATGTCCCGTCGCATCGATAACCGTATCGGCCTCTGCCTGAGACAAATCGCCAATGGCTTCAATGCGATCCCCGCAAATGCCAACATCTGCCTGAAAACCGGGCGTTCGGCCCGTGCCGTCAATCACTGTGCTGTTGCGAATAATGAGATCAAAAGTCATGTTCTACCACCTGTTGAGTTTGTGGCCATTGCCCGGGAAAAAAAGCGCATCCACAACAACGCCCAATGCAATACCGGCAATTTGACCAACCAGCATACCCAGGAACAAAGGCGCGATTTTGCGATAGTGTTCAAGACCGCCAAATTTGAGCACGAGCGTTTTGATCGCCCAGCTAAAGAAAATAGAAAATAAGCTACTCCGCAAGACGCCCGATGATGAAATCGTAAACCCAATCGGATGAAGCGGAAAGTGGGGAAAGCGATAGCGAATATAGAGCAAGATACCTGTAAAAACAGCTCCAATACCCAAAAAACGCATGCGATTCCAGTCTGTACTCATCGCTCCGGCGTGTACGCGGTTGGCGGTATAAGTCCACGACCCCACGGCACCATCAGCGGACCCATT
This window of the Gemmatimonadota bacterium genome carries:
- a CDS encoding D-aminoacylase, with amino-acid sequence MTFDLIIRNSTVIDGTGRTPGFQADVGICGDRIEAIGDLSQAEADTVIDATGHIVCPGFIDVHVHSEIALLTGVHRYAEVQQGITTQLLTPDGFGWTGLSPERTRELWTYTRFSVGEVDIPIGWQTPEDYLSLFPNNSAANVYPQVPHCAVRLSACGWDARPATDDEIVQMSDLTRQWMEAGAGALNLGLDYQPSANADFRELVALCKVAAEYGGIYAAHVRYHTIGRVAAWEETIALSRAANIPVHISHERVNDENADLLDRIEREDIDLTFESYLYPAGMTHLYMMLPMKFQVGSPDEVNARLEDPEIRAESVAELKTWLGRGDQIVGYTGSGRYTGERLCDLAAKANTSLEDFAYDLIFQEREDHAVIFPWQVDPEVAAQTVTRTATHPRMMIASDGIFNIPHPHPRGFGCFARVLGHFVRERELLTFEEAIYKMSGFPARRFNIPDRGELAVGKAADLVVFDPDTVAARSTFENPTLPPVGISHVFVNGQSVIANGEPTGALPGQVLRRA